From one Triticum urartu cultivar G1812 chromosome 3, Tu2.1, whole genome shotgun sequence genomic stretch:
- the LOC125547554 gene encoding transcription factor NAI1-like, whose translation MRDVQAGVKVSAFNSSRRKEFLVECTLLLSLVLAAKSVVTYGRMPMDDMDDSLMFMQWAVSTLQHEEDQGGADENRAGFACLQALPELPEAHKRQSSGADTRRCGGLISPSPDAAMQQGSNSTLTSFPASGSMSSTGATYTHSMSWNFNAAQPSSVGGGTQAARAPLRSGVSQPTRRAAARKVAACAQGHIMAERKRREKTNQRFIELSALIPGLKKMDKGTILSNATSYVKELQEKDKSLEAAGGSHRSVETVVLVKEGSPLFYSADRTPARSQLLPEIEAKLSGNKVMLRIHCEINGKGLVARVLAELEEFHLRVVHNNVMPFTQSTVIITTMAKASSHEQIYDSTHSDSKFGCKTTTRTLKRG comes from the exons ATGAGAGATGTGCAAGCCGGAGTCAAGGTTAGTGCTTTCA ACAGCTCTCGTCGGAAGGAATTCCTTGTCGAGTGCACACTACTGCTGAGTCTTGTTCTCG CTGCTAAGTCAGTGGTTACGTACGGACGGATGCCCATGGACGACATGGACGACTCACTCATGTTCATGCAGTGGGCGGTGAGCACGCTGCAGCACGAGGAGGATCAAGGAGGAGCCGACGAGAACCGGGCTGGCTTCGCATGCCTCCAGGCGCTCCCGGAGCTCCCGGAAGCACACAAGAGGCAGAGCTCCGGCGCGGATACCCGCCGCTGTGGGGGGCTCATCAGTCCATCCCCTGATGCAGCCATGCAGCAAGGGAGCAATTCCACGTTGACGTCGTTCCCGGCCTCGGGCAGTATGAGCAGTACCGGCGCCACCTACACCCACTCCATGAGCTGGAACTTCAACGCGGCCCAGCCGTCCAGCGTGGGCGGTGGCACACAGGCCGCCAGAGCGCCGCTTCGTTCCGGCGTGTCACAGCCGACGAGGAGGGCCGCCGCAAGGAAAGTCGCCGCCTGCGCACAAGGCCACATCATGGCGGAGCGGAAGCGCCGGGAGAAGACCAACCAGCGCTTCATCGAGCTCTCTGCCCTCATCCCCGGCCTCAAGAAG ATGGACAAGGGGACGATTCTTAGCAACGCAACGAGCTATGTGAAAGAGCTACAAGAGAAAGACAAGTCCCTGGAGGCGGCCGGCGGCAGCCATAGGAGCGTCGAGACCGTGGTGCTCGTCAAAGAGGGGTCCCCTTTGTTCTACTCGGCAGACCGGACGCCGGCGAGGAGCCAGCTGCTGCCCGAGATCGAGGCAAAACTTTCAGGGAACAAGGTGATGTTGAGGATCCATTGTGAAATAAATGGGAAGGGTCTGGTCGCCAGGGTTCTTGCGGAGTTGGAGGAGTTCCACCTTCGCGTCGTCCACAATAATGTGATGCCGTTCACGCAGTCCACTGTGATTATAACCACCATGGCAAAGGCAAGTTCTCATGAACAGATTTATGATAGTACTCACTCTGATTCAAAATTTGGTTGTAAAACTACGACACGTACCTTGAAAAGAGGGTAG